Proteins from one Sarcophilus harrisii chromosome 2, mSarHar1.11, whole genome shotgun sequence genomic window:
- the LOC100914350 gene encoding olfactory receptor 4N5-like produces the protein MEQNSTVTEFILLGLTKSPEIQLLVFVLIFSFYLIVLPGNLLIIATIRSDPTLTAPLYFFLGNLAFLDASYAFIVAPKMLVDFLYEKKTISYQGCITQLFFLHFLGAGEMFLLVVMAVDRYIAICQPLRYATFMNRQVCYMLLLALWVGGFAHSIVQVALIVRLPFCGSNQLDNFFCDVPQIIKLACTDTFVVELLMVSNSGLLTLLCFLGLLTSYAVILFRVRGSSSEGKSKALSTCTTHVIIVFLMFGPAIFIYTRPFRTFPADKVIALFHTVIFPLLNPVIYTLRNQEVKASMRKLVNRQVPCGAE, from the coding sequence ATGGAGCAGAACAGCACAGTGACTGAATTCATCCTTTTGGGTCTAACAAAATCTCCAGAAATTCAACTCTTAGTCTTTgtattaatcttctctttctatctgaTTGTTCTTCCTGGTAACCTTCTCATTATCGCCACCATCAGATCAGATCCTACTCTCACAGCACCACTATATTTCTTCCTGGGCAACCTGGCTTTCTTGGATGCTTCTTATGCTTTCATTGTAGCTCCCAAGATGCTGGTAGATTTCTTGTACGAGAAAAAGACCATTTCTTATCAAGGATGCATTACCCAGCTCTTCTTCTTACACTTTCTTGGAGCAGGTGAGATGTTCCTCCTCGTGGTGATGGCTGTTGACCGCTATATAGCAATCTGCCAGCCCTTACGTTATGCAACCTTCATGAACCGCCAGGTATGCTATATGTTGTTGCTAGCCCTGTGGGTTGGGGGTTTTGCCCACTCCATTGTGCAGGTGGCTCTCATTGTCCGTCTGCCTTTCTGTGGCTCAAACCAGCTGGACAACTTCTTCTGTGATGTCCCACAGATTATCAAGCTGGCCTGCACTGACACCTTTGTGGTGGAGCTCCTGATGGTGTCCAACAGTGGACTGCTCACCCTGCTATGTTTCTTAGGTTTGCTGACATCTTATGCTGTTATCCTCTTTCGAGTTAGGGGCTCTTCTTCTGAGGGGAAAAGCAAGGCTTTGTCCACTTGTACCACCCATGTTATCATCGTGTTTCTAATGTTTGGCCCTGCCATCTTTATTTACACCCGTCCTTTCAGGACCTTCCCAGCAGACAAAGTGATTGCTCTCTTTCACACTGTTATCTTTCCTTTGCTAAATCCTGTGATTTATACCCTGAGAAATCAGGAAGTTAAGGCCTCTATGAGAAAGTTAGTCAACAGACAGGTCCCTTGTGGAGCTGAATGA